A region from the Cryptosporangium arvum DSM 44712 genome encodes:
- a CDS encoding anti-sigma factor, protein MTGELTDDLEEAPQPVTDRPRRTWSRRLTTFGMACALVVGAAALTLEVEEQRDRDQRSLIVAEQERLQRIETVLTADDAISRTTTTEDGARVSTVFSAEHHAAMVTYSDLPDIDPKQTYQIWRVRNEQPRSMRVLAADAREGTALVLDLTDGDAISFTVEPEGGSGQPTGDIVVALRLN, encoded by the coding sequence ATGACCGGTGAGCTCACGGATGACCTCGAAGAGGCTCCTCAGCCCGTCACCGACCGGCCGCGGCGTACGTGGAGCCGCCGTCTGACCACGTTCGGGATGGCGTGTGCGCTGGTGGTCGGCGCCGCCGCGCTGACGCTCGAGGTCGAGGAACAGCGCGACCGCGACCAGCGGAGCCTGATCGTCGCCGAGCAGGAGCGGCTTCAGCGCATCGAGACCGTGCTCACCGCGGACGACGCGATCAGCCGCACCACCACCACCGAGGACGGCGCCCGGGTGTCGACGGTGTTCTCGGCCGAGCACCACGCGGCGATGGTGACGTACTCGGATCTGCCGGACATCGACCCGAAGCAGACCTATCAGATCTGGCGGGTACGCAACGAACAACCCCGGTCGATGCGCGTACTGGCCGCGGACGCTCGGGAGGGCACCGCGCTGGTGCTCGATCTGACCGACGGGGACGCGATCTCGTTCACCGTCGAGCCGGAAGGCGGCTCCGGTCAGCCCACCGGCGACATCGTCGTCGCCCTGCGGCTCAACTAG
- the galE gene encoding UDP-glucose 4-epimerase GalE, translated as MKVLITGGAGFIGSTIGSACLDGGIQPVVLDSLATGRREFTEGRPFYQGDIADGALIDRIFTDHPDIDAVIHCAALIVVPDSMADPLRYYRENVAKSIELVDHLRRNGVQRIVFSSSASMYGTEADFSVDENSVIDPQSPYATTKVMVENVLRDVAKASSLRTLSLRYFNPIGADPQLRTGLQVARPSHALGKLVQSYEDRAPFHITGTDWPTRDGTGIRDYVHVWDLARAHVEGLRRFDDIVPDYRVVCLGSGTGTTVRELVTAFEAVIGEPLPHEDAPARPGDVVGAYARNGLARELLGWEPKYGVEEGIRHSLEWAAIRPQRLHEAP; from the coding sequence GTGAAGGTCTTGATCACCGGCGGTGCCGGCTTCATCGGGAGCACGATCGGTTCGGCCTGCCTCGACGGCGGGATTCAGCCGGTCGTTCTCGACAGCCTGGCTACCGGGAGGCGAGAGTTCACCGAAGGACGACCGTTCTACCAGGGTGACATCGCCGACGGTGCGCTGATCGACCGGATCTTCACCGATCACCCCGATATCGACGCGGTCATCCACTGCGCCGCGCTGATCGTCGTACCGGACTCGATGGCCGATCCGCTGCGGTACTACCGCGAGAACGTCGCGAAGTCGATCGAACTGGTCGACCACCTGCGTCGCAACGGCGTGCAGCGGATCGTGTTCAGCTCCTCGGCGTCGATGTACGGCACGGAGGCCGACTTCTCGGTCGACGAGAACTCGGTGATCGACCCGCAGAGCCCGTACGCGACCACCAAGGTCATGGTCGAGAACGTGCTGCGTGACGTCGCGAAAGCATCGTCGTTGCGGACGTTGTCGCTGCGTTACTTCAACCCGATCGGCGCCGATCCCCAGTTGCGTACCGGTCTCCAGGTGGCCCGGCCGTCGCACGCCCTGGGCAAGCTGGTGCAGTCCTACGAAGACCGGGCGCCGTTCCACATCACCGGCACCGACTGGCCGACCCGGGACGGCACGGGCATCCGTGACTACGTGCACGTCTGGGACCTGGCGCGGGCACACGTCGAAGGCCTCCGCCGCTTCGACGACATCGTGCCCGACTATCGGGTCGTGTGCCTGGGCAGCGGCACCGGCACCACGGTGCGCGAACTGGTCACCGCGTTCGAAGCGGTGATCGGCGAACCGCTGCCGCACGAGGACGCGCCGGCCCGTCCGGGCGACGTCGTCGGCGCCTACGCCCGCAACGGCCTGGCTCGCGAACTGCTGGGCTGGGAGCCGAAGTACGGGGTCGAGGAGGGCATCCGCCACTCACTCGAATGGGCCGCGATCAGGCCGCAGCGGCTGCACGAAGCTCCGTGA
- a CDS encoding molybdenum cofactor biosynthesis protein MoaE has product MPETIRVAGHRVVVAQVTESPISVAEHEQAVADLAAGAVVGFAGVVRDHDHGRTVTELEYTGHPSAGEVLEKIAAEFAERDGVEAIAVSHRIGPLRLGDTALACAVSTAHRAEAFALCAELVDAVKARIPIWKRQVFEDGTDEWVACP; this is encoded by the coding sequence ATGCCGGAGACCATCCGCGTGGCCGGCCACCGGGTCGTGGTGGCCCAGGTCACTGAATCTCCGATTTCCGTGGCCGAGCACGAGCAGGCCGTCGCGGATCTGGCTGCCGGTGCGGTGGTGGGTTTCGCCGGGGTGGTGCGCGATCACGACCACGGGCGGACCGTGACCGAACTGGAATACACCGGACATCCGTCGGCCGGTGAGGTGCTCGAGAAGATCGCGGCCGAGTTCGCCGAGCGTGACGGCGTCGAGGCGATCGCGGTCAGTCACCGCATCGGCCCCCTCCGGTTGGGTGACACCGCGCTGGCCTGCGCGGTCAGCACCGCGCACCGGGCCGAGGCCTTCGCGCTCTGCGCCGAGTTGGTCGACGCGGTGAAGGCGCGGATTCCGATCTGGAAGCGTCAGGTGTTCGAGGACGGCACCGACGAGTGGGTCGCCTGCCCCTGA
- a CDS encoding molybdopterin molybdotransferase MoeA, translating into MTDPISWDDARAAVHSAATPLPGRPVPLAEADGAVLATPLVTLTALPAFDTSSVDGYAVAGPAPWRLVGQVLAGDASEITVVPGTAVEIATGAMVPVGTEHVIRLESSEVENGSWVTAPLPDKQEWRPTGEEAASGEVLLPPGVRVTPGVLALAAACGHDVLAVRRRPRVAVVVFGDELLDSGPPGAGRVRDALGPSLPAWMRRLGAEVVSVTRAADTLEAHETAVRAAAARSDVVVTTGGTMHGPVDHLHPTLATLGASYVVDTVAVRPGFPMLTARLTGPGAGWLVGLPGNPQSAVIGLVTLAAPLIAGLSGAPLPPLASVSVANDVPGRGSFTHLALARLTPDGAVTLPHAGSAMLRGVAGADGFVIVRPDTTAPSGTRADFVPMPN; encoded by the coding sequence GTGACCGATCCGATCAGTTGGGACGACGCCAGAGCGGCCGTCCACTCGGCGGCGACCCCGCTTCCCGGGCGCCCGGTGCCGCTGGCCGAGGCCGACGGCGCCGTGCTGGCGACGCCCCTCGTCACGCTCACCGCGCTACCGGCGTTCGACACGTCCAGCGTGGATGGTTACGCGGTCGCCGGCCCGGCGCCCTGGCGTCTGGTCGGCCAGGTTCTGGCCGGCGACGCCAGCGAGATCACGGTGGTGCCCGGCACCGCGGTGGAGATCGCCACCGGCGCGATGGTTCCGGTCGGCACCGAGCACGTGATCCGGCTGGAGAGCTCCGAGGTCGAGAACGGCTCCTGGGTCACCGCGCCGCTCCCCGACAAACAGGAGTGGCGTCCGACCGGCGAGGAAGCGGCGTCCGGTGAGGTGCTGCTGCCGCCGGGCGTCCGGGTGACGCCCGGTGTGCTGGCGCTCGCGGCGGCCTGCGGCCACGACGTGCTCGCGGTGCGCCGGCGGCCCCGGGTCGCGGTCGTCGTGTTCGGGGACGAACTGCTGGACAGCGGGCCGCCCGGAGCGGGCCGGGTGCGTGACGCTCTCGGGCCTTCGCTGCCCGCCTGGATGCGCCGCCTCGGAGCCGAGGTCGTGTCGGTGACACGGGCCGCCGACACGCTGGAGGCGCACGAGACCGCGGTGCGTGCCGCGGCCGCCCGGTCCGACGTGGTCGTCACCACCGGCGGCACCATGCACGGACCCGTCGACCACCTGCACCCCACGCTGGCCACGCTGGGCGCGTCCTACGTCGTCGACACGGTGGCGGTGCGCCCCGGCTTCCCGATGCTCACCGCCCGGCTGACCGGGCCCGGCGCCGGCTGGCTGGTGGGGCTGCCGGGCAACCCGCAGTCGGCGGTGATCGGGCTGGTCACGCTGGCGGCGCCGCTGATCGCGGGGCTGTCCGGTGCGCCTCTGCCACCGCTGGCGTCGGTGTCGGTCGCCAACGACGTGCCGGGGCGGGGTAGTTTCACCCACCTGGCGCTGGCTCGCCTGACGCCCGACGGCGCGGTGACGCTGCCGCACGCCGGGTCGGCGATGCTCCGCGGGGTCGCCGGAGCGGATGGGTTCGTCATCGTCCGTCCGGACACCACTGCGCCGAGTGGCACCCGCGCGGACTTCGTTCCGATGCCCAACTGA
- a CDS encoding MogA/MoaB family molybdenum cofactor biosynthesis protein: MSRTARIVVASNRAAAGVYEDTSGPLLVEGLRALGFEVGDPVVVPDGDPVGDALRAAVADGVDTVLTSGGTGINPTDRTPDVTAAVLDYQIPGIAEALRAYAVPRIPTAMLSRGIAGVAGRTLIVNLPGSRGGAKDGLAVLGPVLAHAIDQLHGGDHPGGHA; this comes from the coding sequence ATGAGCCGCACCGCGCGCATCGTCGTCGCGTCCAACCGGGCCGCGGCCGGCGTCTACGAGGACACGAGCGGGCCGCTGCTCGTCGAGGGCCTGCGCGCGCTCGGGTTCGAGGTCGGCGACCCCGTCGTCGTCCCGGACGGCGACCCGGTCGGCGACGCGTTGCGCGCGGCGGTGGCCGACGGCGTCGACACCGTACTGACCAGCGGCGGAACCGGCATCAACCCGACCGACCGCACGCCTGACGTCACCGCGGCCGTGCTCGACTACCAGATCCCCGGCATCGCCGAAGCGCTCCGCGCGTACGCGGTACCGCGGATCCCGACGGCCATGCTGTCGCGCGGCATCGCGGGGGTCGCCGGTCGCACGCTGATCGTCAACCTTCCCGGCTCCCGCGGTGGCGCCAAGGACGGGCTGGCCGTGCTCGGCCCCGTGCTGGCACACGCGATCGATCAGCTGCACGGCGGAGACCACCCCGGAGGGCACGCGTGA
- the moaC gene encoding cyclic pyranopterin monophosphate synthase MoaC, with protein MPELSHVDAAGSARMVDVSAKSESVRTAVATGLLRTTTEVIGLLRRDGLPKGDALAVARVAGIMGAKRTPDLVPLCHPIALHGVTVDFEIGDAEIAITVTTRTADRTGVEMEALTAVAAAGLTLIDMVKAVDPAASLDAVRCEAKDGGKTGSWRRPADR; from the coding sequence ATGCCGGAGCTCAGTCACGTCGATGCGGCGGGGTCGGCTCGGATGGTCGACGTCTCCGCGAAGTCCGAATCCGTCCGAACCGCCGTGGCCACCGGCCTCCTGCGCACGACGACCGAGGTCATCGGCCTGCTCCGGCGCGACGGCCTGCCGAAAGGCGACGCGCTCGCGGTCGCCCGCGTCGCCGGGATCATGGGCGCCAAGCGCACCCCCGACCTGGTTCCGCTGTGCCATCCGATCGCACTGCACGGCGTGACCGTCGACTTCGAAATCGGCGACGCGGAAATCGCGATCACCGTGACGACGCGTACCGCCGACCGCACCGGCGTGGAGATGGAAGCGTTGACCGCGGTGGCCGCGGCCGGCCTGACGCTCATCGACATGGTGAAGGCGGTCGATCCGGCGGCCTCGCTGGACGCCGTGCGCTGCGAGGCCAAGGACGGCGGCAAGACCGGTTCCTGGCGACGGCCGGCGGACCGATGA
- a CDS encoding putative PEP-binding protein translates to MSAPLRGRLADGQPVTLLAELVDPAEADSAVAAGAEGVGLLRSWFAVRPDGSPVPTGDQLSGYRRVLRAFPGARVTIEALDPGERQGAFGIRGVRALQARPDVLSAQLDAIAGAMRETGAHSVDVGVVTSMVSEPDEAAWFLEEARYGGVATAGVLVDLPAAALLAGTILRTASFATIDLDSLTRYAVAADPSAGSGHWYDPWQPAGLRLAELVGASGSLAGKEISARGAAAADPLLACVLIGLGITSLVLPVDRLETVRTALAEHKFSDCLRYAELATRAASAADAKRRVVAAVDR, encoded by the coding sequence GTGAGTGCACCGCTACGCGGCCGGCTGGCCGACGGCCAACCGGTCACCCTGCTCGCCGAACTTGTCGACCCCGCCGAGGCCGATTCCGCGGTCGCGGCCGGGGCGGAGGGCGTCGGTCTGCTTCGGAGCTGGTTCGCCGTCCGTCCCGACGGTTCCCCCGTGCCGACCGGAGATCAACTGAGCGGCTACCGACGTGTGCTGCGCGCCTTCCCCGGTGCCCGGGTGACCATCGAGGCCCTCGATCCCGGGGAACGCCAGGGCGCGTTCGGGATTCGCGGCGTGCGCGCGCTGCAAGCCCGTCCGGACGTGCTCTCCGCTCAGCTCGACGCGATCGCCGGCGCGATGCGGGAGACCGGCGCGCACTCGGTGGACGTCGGGGTCGTCACGTCGATGGTGAGCGAGCCGGACGAGGCCGCCTGGTTCCTCGAGGAAGCGCGGTACGGCGGGGTGGCCACGGCCGGCGTGCTCGTCGACCTGCCTGCGGCCGCGTTGCTCGCCGGCACGATCTTGCGCACGGCGTCGTTCGCGACGATCGACCTCGACAGCCTGACCCGGTACGCGGTGGCGGCGGACCCGTCGGCCGGAAGCGGCCACTGGTACGACCCGTGGCAGCCGGCCGGCTTGCGCCTCGCCGAGCTCGTCGGGGCGTCCGGTTCGTTGGCGGGCAAGGAGATCAGCGCGCGCGGTGCCGCTGCGGCCGATCCGCTGCTCGCCTGCGTCCTGATCGGTCTGGGCATCACCAGCCTGGTGCTGCCGGTCGACCGGCTCGAGACGGTGCGTACCGCGCTGGCCGAGCACAAGTTCAGCGACTGCCTGCGCTACGCCGAGCTGGCCACCCGGGCGGCGTCGGCGGCCGACGCCAAGCGCCGCGTGGTCGCGGCCGTCGACCGCTAG
- a CDS encoding DUF4383 domain-containing protein: MSGLPKDHKLGKVYRYGGGLTGTALLTFGALGFVNKLDFFSTSGKEIAGLSSNGALSLISVVVGVCLLGCAVIGGNTASWANSVFGWAFILSGLVNLTIMRTDLNFLAFRMTNVIFSFVVGTALITFGMYGRVSGALPPDNPYWRERHGLPPEVQEGEDLEMEALLGGATDGDRGADPHNMAGIATRIEPGSPAPLLSGGPILGGAPKQQ, encoded by the coding sequence ATGTCCGGCCTACCGAAGGACCACAAGCTGGGGAAGGTGTACCGCTACGGCGGTGGCCTCACCGGAACGGCGCTGCTGACGTTCGGCGCCCTCGGCTTCGTCAACAAGCTGGATTTCTTCTCCACCTCGGGCAAGGAGATCGCCGGCCTGTCCTCGAACGGCGCGCTGTCGTTGATCTCCGTTGTCGTCGGCGTGTGCCTGCTCGGGTGCGCCGTGATCGGCGGCAACACCGCCTCGTGGGCCAACTCCGTGTTCGGCTGGGCGTTCATCCTGAGCGGCCTGGTGAACCTGACGATCATGCGTACCGACCTGAACTTCCTGGCGTTCCGGATGACGAACGTCATCTTCTCGTTCGTGGTCGGCACGGCGCTCATCACGTTCGGGATGTACGGCCGGGTGAGCGGGGCGCTCCCGCCGGACAACCCGTACTGGCGTGAGCGTCACGGCCTCCCGCCGGAGGTGCAGGAAGGCGAGGACCTGGAGATGGAAGCGCTGCTCGGTGGAGCCACCGACGGCGACCGGGGCGCTGATCCGCACAACATGGCCGGGATCGCCACACGCATTGAACCGGGGTCGCCGGCGCCGCTGCTGTCCGGTGGCCCGATCCTCGGCGGAGCGCCGAAGCAGCAGTAA
- a CDS encoding helix-turn-helix domain-containing protein has product MFHDDHSAAATTPGLERTGQSSYREFPVPGLAHLARCGWSQEVTSADHVQRVLPDNCADVLVTADGRAVLVGPPTRVELPRLVAGTRIAGLRIEPYAVRAIFGVDADELTDRTVGLDALLGDRAARRVAEEIWDGVPRQWRDVRPDPATVGIVEALTSAGAPSVDAVAERAGYSPRHLRRLVRAETGLSPKTLQRVARLHEFLQRAGEGLGPAAAAAGYADQPHATREIGALTGLTPRLLLAERART; this is encoded by the coding sequence CTGTTCCATGACGACCACTCTGCCGCCGCGACGACGCCCGGTCTTGAACGAACCGGCCAGAGTTCGTACCGGGAGTTCCCGGTACCCGGCCTGGCGCACCTGGCCCGCTGCGGGTGGAGCCAGGAGGTCACCAGCGCCGACCACGTGCAGCGGGTACTCCCCGACAACTGCGCGGACGTGCTCGTGACCGCGGACGGCCGCGCGGTGCTGGTCGGACCACCGACGAGGGTCGAACTGCCCCGACTCGTCGCCGGTACGCGGATCGCCGGCCTCCGGATCGAGCCCTACGCCGTCCGGGCGATCTTCGGCGTGGACGCCGACGAGTTGACCGACCGCACGGTCGGCCTGGACGCGCTCCTCGGTGACCGCGCCGCCCGCCGGGTCGCCGAGGAGATCTGGGACGGCGTCCCCCGGCAGTGGCGTGACGTCCGGCCGGACCCGGCCACGGTCGGCATCGTGGAGGCCCTGACCTCGGCCGGTGCCCCGTCGGTCGACGCGGTGGCCGAGCGGGCCGGTTACTCGCCCCGGCACCTCCGCCGCCTGGTACGGGCCGAGACCGGCCTGAGCCCGAAGACGCTCCAGCGCGTCGCCCGCCTGCACGAGTTCCTGCAGCGGGCCGGGGAGGGCCTCGGTCCGGCGGCGGCCGCGGCCGGGTACGCCGACCAACCACATGCCACCCGGGAGATCGGCGCGCTGACCGGCCTGACACCACGGCTGCTGCTGGCCGAGCGGGCCCGGACGTGA
- a CDS encoding VOC family protein: MEQKLNVLTLGVRDLDASRRFFVDGLGWKPSLDVPGEVIFLQIGHGLLLSLWDREAMAAEAGEFHRGGDAMPITLGHNVDSEDEVTAVLDRATAAGGSIIAPATRRDWGGVSGYFADPDGFRWEVVHNPGLTFSPDGTITFAPPPE, encoded by the coding sequence ATGGAACAGAAGCTGAACGTCCTCACGCTCGGCGTCCGCGACCTGGACGCCAGCCGCCGGTTCTTCGTCGACGGACTGGGCTGGAAGCCGAGCCTCGACGTACCCGGCGAGGTGATCTTCCTGCAGATCGGTCACGGCCTCCTCCTCTCGCTGTGGGATCGCGAGGCGATGGCGGCCGAAGCCGGCGAGTTCCACCGAGGTGGCGACGCGATGCCGATCACGCTCGGACACAACGTCGACAGCGAGGACGAGGTGACCGCTGTACTCGATCGTGCCACCGCGGCCGGGGGTTCAATCATCGCTCCGGCCACCCGCCGCGACTGGGGCGGCGTCTCCGGCTATTTCGCCGACCCGGACGGCTTCCGGTGGGAGGTCGTCCACAACCCGGGCCTGACGTTCTCCCCCGACGGCACCATCACCTTCGCCCCGCCGCCAGAATGA